One Fibrobacterota bacterium genomic region harbors:
- a CDS encoding DNA polymerase II, with protein GMYQNTLERKQALLGRFVDIGTELFAMASTCALAKLRTEQDPKNPHYVHLASFFCKEARRRIDAAFAAVSDNDDRQANKIAKCMMNGDYKWMEEGIMKCYET; from the coding sequence GGGCATGTACCAGAATACCCTGGAACGCAAGCAGGCCCTGCTCGGCCGCTTCGTTGACATCGGGACCGAGCTATTCGCGATGGCCTCCACCTGCGCCCTGGCCAAGCTGCGCACGGAGCAGGACCCGAAGAACCCCCACTACGTCCATCTGGCGAGCTTCTTCTGCAAGGAAGCCCGCCGACGCATCGATGCGGCGTTCGCCGCGGTGTCGGATAACGACGATCGGCAGGCGAATAAGATCGCGAAGTGCATGATGAACGGGGATTACAAGTGGATGGAAGAGGGGATCATGAAGTGCTACGAGACTTAA